Proteins found in one Brachypodium distachyon strain Bd21 chromosome 5, Brachypodium_distachyon_v3.0, whole genome shotgun sequence genomic segment:
- the LOC100836297 gene encoding zinc-finger homeodomain protein 8 codes for MMDQLSLVPYEGGSGVGGAGGKYKECMRNHAAAMGGQAFDGCGEYMSASPDSLSCAACGCHRSFHRRQAAGGSLTGSPVFFRPPPPPPHTHHGVLQGFLASAPPPPPQLALPYHAVPTAAWHHGLGLDPAHTARAGSETPPRAEDCSPGSGSGGPGAGAGMFGRKRVRTKFTPEQKEQMRAFAEKQGWRINRDDGGALDRFCLEIGVKRNVLKVWMHNHKTHLASPTFRSSAAAVAAAAGINPVAGAGPGIGITGVGTGDGDDEDTDDSPPRAAVSSPSPSPISV; via the coding sequence ATGATGGATCAGCTGAGCCTGGTGCCCTACGAGggaggcagcggcgtcggcggcgccgggggcaAGTACAAGGAGTGCATGCGCAACCATGCGGCGGCCATGGGCGGGCAGGCCTTCGACGGCTGCGGCGAGTACATGTCGGCCTCGCCGGACTCACTCAGCTGCGCCGCCTGCGGCTGCCACCGCAGCTTCCaccgccgccaggccgccggcggcagcctcACGGGCTCGCCCGTCTTCTtccgccctccgccgccgccgccgcacacgCACCACGGCGTGCTGCAGGGCTTCCTCGCGTccgcgcccccgcccccgccgcagctcgcgctgCCGTACCACGCCGTGCCGACGGCCGCCTGGCACCACGGGCTGGGCCTGGACCCGGCCCATACCGCGCGGGCCGGGTCCGAGACGCCGCCCCGGGCCGAGGACTGCAgccccggctccggctccggcggcccAGGAGCCGGGGCCGGGATGTTCGGGAGGAAGCGCGTGAGGACCAAGTTCACCCCTGAGCAGAAGGAGCAGATGCGGGCGTTCGCGGAGAAGCAAGGGTGGCGCATCAaccgcgacgacggcggcgccctcgACCGCTTCTGCCTCGAGATCGGCGTCAAGCGGAACGTCCTCAAGGTCTGGATGCACAACCACAAGACCCACCTCGCATCGCCCACCTTCcgctcctctgccgccgctgttgctgctgccgcgggCATCAATCCGGTCGCCGGAGCAGGACCGGGCATCGGCATCACCGGCGTCGGCACcggcgacggagacgacgAGGACACGGATGACTCgccgccacgcgccgccgtctcgtcGCCTTCCCCATCCCCCATCAGCGTCTAG
- the LOC100835989 gene encoding uncharacterized protein LOC100835989, with translation MVNSARSLLASQAHRRVGALSLEVFDFSTAGCINRLVEKAVDCWGVESLEVVANSTGPLAYPHRVYRFPRGRISRKPGESRLRSLKLGNCLPRSLPKLESLTVLEADVLLCSDAAPCLAHVSFHFSVQSLNYPFTLFLKDAITMRDLVLRLTGPEMWILPTENPFSRMPNLKKLLVADVPSSWDVSWPHILIQEAPLLETLHVHVSQCQEEEPGQNISYLQPSASQQPQHLKSILSKSTHLKELVVIGFQRTKIQLIHLVRFIVDTSTALRRVTLFKHGHVEDKGPCDWEMVSQQSTWSNEEKLAVLDGICCPTDQIEVILG, from the exons ATGGTCAACTCCGCCAGGAGCCTGTTGGCTAGCCAAGCCCACCGGCGCGTGGGCGCGCTATCGCTGGAGGTCTTCGACTTCAGCACCGCCGGCTGCATCAACCGGTTGGTCGAGAAAGCCGTCGATTGCTGGGGCGTTGAGAGTCTTGAGGTTGTGGCCAATTCGACGGGGCCGCTGGCGTATCCGCATCGGGTCTACAGATTCCCCCGTGGTCGCATCAGCAGGAAGCCCGGGGAGTCCCGCCTACGAAGCCTGAAGCTCGGCAATTGCTTGCCCCGCTCTCTCCCGAAGCTCGAGAGCCTCACTGTCTTGGAAGCCGACGTTCTGTTGTGCTCTGACGCAGCCCCGTGCCTTGCGCATGTGAGCTTCCACTTCTCTGTTCAATCACTGAACTACCCGTTCACGCTGTTCCTCAAAGATGCCATCACCATGAGGGATCTCGTGCTGCGGCTTACTGGGCCAGAGATGTGGATTCTGCCTACTGAGAATCCTTTTTCTCGGATGCCCAATCTGAAGAAGCTGCTTGTTGCGGATGTGCCTTCCTCCTGGGATGTCTCATGGCCTCACATCCTCATCCAGGAAGCACCACTGCTTGAGACGCTTCATGTCCATGTCTCCCAATGCCAAGAGGAGGAGCCAGGTCAAAATATCTCCTACTTGCAGCCCTCGGCTTCTCAGCAACCCCAACATTTGAA GTCTATTTTGTCGAAATCGACACATTTGAAGGAGCTGGTGGTCATTGGCTTTCAGAGGACCAAAATACAACTAATTCACCTTGTGAGGTTCATCGTGGATACTTCAACGGCGCTGCGCCGTGTTACTCTGTTCAAGCATGGTCATGTTGAGGACAAAGGACCCTGCGACTGGGAGATGGTGAGCCAGCAAAGCACGTGGAGCAACGAGGAGAAACTCGCTGTCCTGGATGGGATTTGCTGTCCGACAGACCAAATAGAAGTGATTCTAGGTTGA